The nucleotide sequence CATTAGGGCCAGTGGAAAGCAGTCTCCTGTGTAAATCGACATTTGAGCTGTGTCGATCTCGACTCCGCCGAGAAGGGAAGGCGGCATCACATCCGTTTACGTCACAAGGATGGAGAAGTTTCAGATGATCGTTTCTGTAATGCATTCGCAGCGTGAAATGGTTTTGAAATACCTTCCCACAGGCCGTACAACGGTCAGGGTTTTCATCGTCGATAGGAATCTCGAGATCATTGATATCTGTCCTGTCATCTGTTCGATCGCTGCTGGCAGAGGGTGAGCGCGCTCGGGCGAGTCTTTCCTCCATCGCGTGCAAATCGCTCCCGCTATCACTTGGTGTGTACAAATCAGATCGCAAACGCAACCCTTCGCGGACCACGCTGGGCGCACTAGACTCATCGTCCGATTCACTCTCTGCCTTCACTCGCGTTATGGATACCGAGTCCACAGCTGTTTCATCACCGTTCTGAAATGTCTCCCACTTTTCAGGCTTTTGTTTTTTCAGAGACAATGGTTCGTCTTCCGCCCGGCTCGATCCTGGAGTtgatatatttctaaataaatctgCTTGATATTCCTCATCGGATACACTATATTCATTGTTTTGGGAACACCGAGTTGGATTGCCACTTTTTCTTTTACGTTTATTTGGAACAAACGATGACATCTTATCATCTGAGGCGGTGGGGTCTGCGCGGCCGCTAGCTTCGGGCTCGGCGGCAGCAGGTTTGctttcaactttatttttatttacactcaAGTCTTCCGGCTGGTCATCATAGGTCAACCTGTCTGTGACTGGCGACTCGCAGTGAACttcacttttaattttatcttcatCATCAGAaacataatcattattttcactATAATTATTAGAATCTTCCTCGAGGGCGGTAGGTGGTTTAGCGAGATCTAACGCGACTCGAGAGTGTTCTTCTGGGGTCGGATTTTTTCTgtacattttttcaatttcactgAAGTTGCGGAAGTCGTCTAGAGGTACTCGTGGTGGTAGCGGCGTGGGGCCCGGAGCTGTTAATGGAGGAGGTAGTCGGGCTGCAAGTTCAGGAGGCAGCAGCGCCGGTGGTGGCAACGGCAGCCGCGCCAACGCCGGCAGCAACGGGAACGGTTGCGCCGATCGCCCATCATGCGCCGAGATCTTGCGTCTCACGTGCGGCGAATGCAACTTAGGATTAGGATTAGCACTGTGCCGATTTCTCGAACGGCGCGAACTGAACATCATGGTGCATCCTTCCACCGTACACTTGTGCATCTCTCGCAGATGCACAGCcgaaaaatgaatttttagcGCTCCTTTGTCACAAAAAGTTTTCAGGCATACGTTGCATTGCACTCTCTTCTTTCCCGTGGCGGGGTTGACGAACTGGACCCCGAGGCCGAGCGGCCAGGGGGCATGTGGCGGCTCACGGCGCTCCGCCGGGTACTCCGGCGATCGTCGTTCTTCATTTCTGTCGTCGTCTCGGCCGCTGAAGCTCGCGCCCAATTTTCTGAAGTCGAAATGTGGTGCGGGTTGGCTGACTCGTGGCATCATAAAATAGTCCAAACCGGCAGGTAGGCCGGGAACCGCACCGAACTCTTTGCCTTCCATCACGTCACTGTCATAATATACGCGGAGTGTAAGCGGGTGGCGCGCGACGCGGCCGCTTTGCGACTGAGGACGTCGCGACACAGGTGACCGCGCGCGGGCGGCGCGCGACAAAGGCCAGCGGTGCGGGGGTGTGGGGGCAGTGGGGTGCGGGGGGGTGGTCGTAGAGAGGGGGGGCGATGGGAGGAGCGTGCGCTGGGCGGAGCGGATCGATGCGCGGTGGGGACAAGCGACAGTCGCCTCGCTTCGCGCCAGCCACTGTAAACACTAAGAACACTGCACGTTACGTAACATATACTAAACACCATACCTAACATATAACACATAGAACAAGTGTATAGTCATTTAGATCGTACAGCAATCACAATTACATTCGCAAACGTACAATTTAGATGCTATCAGCTAAATATTCACGGCTAGAACAAAAAGATCATCTCGCAGATTAGACTCAACACGTAACTTTGGTTTACGCAAATGTTTGCGGCAACAAAACACCAATTTGTCTTGTTTTTGCGTTATTGATGGTTGGAGATTCACTCACAATTAATTGCAATTTATCATATCTTTcgtaagaaatataaatagagaGCTCGTAGAGAgcatataacttttaaaattaaaaataacttgaatTACCTATGGGTACATTAATTAGTTtaagtttcaaaattaaaattaaagttcaaccttaaaaatatagatctgttacaagaatttataaaataagtataaaataggAGACATACGTCTGTGACATCTTTctggaaaatgttttatcaGAATCAAGATTTATCTCTGTCCCTGTCCTTTTTCCGAGCTGTTTTCTCAGCTTCTATGCGTCGGAGCCCTGGGTGTCTTTTCCTACAGTTTCTTagtcttcggcatccttagttaTTAGCACGTATATCATTGACGACAACAAGTCAGCAATTCCTGGGTTTACTAGGCCTTGAAAGAGTAGTTAAACtcgtgtcagatgcctttaagcgacCTGAACCTggcaccagtgttagcaacacTTAAAATGAATAGAAATATACTATAGATTAAAACGacatttcaataacaaaatgttcAGAAATGGCGCTTAATGCAGGCAGTCCCTCTGTAAAGTCACAATTTTAGCTCTTAAATCAACTTTTGtcgtaaatattaaatgaaataatatgaaaaataattaaatatgtaaaacaaagtatCTTATCATCGATGCATTAGTAAATAGAATATGTTACAAACAGAAACAACTTAAACGTTATTACAATTTGATACACGTGGCGCCATCTGTTAGCATTTTCAGGAACTACATAGATGTTCGACGTCCGATATGTTTTTTCACGTTCATTccgttattttaaatatttttctgataaagttatatcaaataatcgtatattaaatttattctgataaaatatgaatattttaaattggttaGGTAAAGTTTGAACTCgtctattttaaattgcagatgtcgacgcgaatgcacgaaTATTGTCTCTTTTGTATgcgagtttttatttatagtaagaaAAACAGGCAATGTACATCGAAAGTGCAAAATTTGTCGAACTATTAGCCGATAGTGCGGAAGCATTAAAATGGTATTAGAACCCACAAACATACAGGAAgcttttatacaaatacataacaGTTTAATTGTTACCTCAAGTATGGCTTCAAAAAATTTCAGTGTTTCTTACGTTacgtactttcgcatttataatattcttcttcttctttgtgctctattaaatattaaatactaattGCCAGAACCgaactgaaatatttaaaatattagttgggacatatttaaaatattagttctaAATGTACTTTTGTTGGTTAACCTATGTTATAGGGAATCAAGTAAGTAAAACTTTACCGATATAAAAGCTGGAGGAAGAATATCTTTGtacattgtgttttatttttatttaaacacaacaatatttatttttgttttaaacacgCGGTGACACCCGCGGTGTTACCCGAGGTAatctagtattataattagtaaactaatacctattataaaattcacaataaaatcaatcataCCTATTCTTCTATCTtgctctttctctctctctttctctatGATATGAAACTGCTATTAATCTAACAGAATTGAaagtagtaataaaaattcaacCTCATTTAATCTAAAACTTTCCTCTGTCAATCTAATACAATCCAATCCAGCAGTCGAACcgttgaaaaacaaataaatgccGATTAAACGAATCCGCGAGGCTCTGTCATGGCCGCCCGGTCGGTGTCGTATCGCACCTAATAAACTGATTGGATCTCGGAAACAGTTACAATCTCTCGACTATCGCCTCCGCTCTGTAAACAAACGTGTGGTCCATGTGATCATAAATATTGATGCGAAATTACatgatagaaataatttttatttattctaagaAACATTCTTTATCGATATGAGCACTTCCATTCAAGCCCGAGCTTCATCGATTTGTTCTCTACCCGCTATCCGCTCAAGCTTCGAAGGCTATCGGTCGCCACGAGATGGCACCCTCAGTTTTGCGGACCGCAGACCATCATAGATTTGTCTCGAATCCGCTGCAGCTCATACCTTGAAGCCTATCGGGCACCTCGAGATGAGCGCTCCCAGATTTGCGGAGCGCTGCTGAGTATAATAAACCCGCTGCCACTGATGCCCTGAAGCCTATCGGTCGCCGCGAGATGAGCACTCCCAGTTTCGCGGCCCGCAGAGTAAACACGCTCTCTTTTTGTCCTAAGTGATCCGGCTCTGGTCAACGTCggtttttatatcaaattagGGAGATTTCACACATTACTTTTCTTCATTTAACATATCtctcattattaataaatcggCCAAAAAACGGTACTTATTTCGTAGAAACAGTGATCTAACTAATACTTAAAACCTATTTATGCCAATTATGTTGATAACAAACACGTTTTGTGTTTTGTACTCTTATGGCTAACCCTcgcattattaataattaattacaaaatgttcACACGTAAGTATTtacatgtattaatttttcaaaatgtcaaaattttgagataaaacaaGAGCAAGAGTATAAGTATCTGCTATTGTCATTTGGTTTTTTGGAATAATATTGAACTATTGAAGAGCGTTCGTCATTATTATATGCAGGTCGAAAGGAGAATTGAGTTTGTTAATGATAAGATCTTCgcgaaaaaatacttatattatagtgAGTAACTTAGTCGTACCTTTTaaccgcgacttcgcccgtgtgaatttcccATGGGGCATTGTTTTTCCGAAATGAAAGGCAGTCCTTCTCCGCACTACCGTACTATATGAATTAGAAGtttaaagaagattggttgagtataaaaaacatgaagaaaaaacaaataaacttaatatctcatttataatattcttcttctgCTTTGTGCTctattaaatactaaatatttccTTGCCAGAACCgaactgaaatatttaaaatattagttgggacAGTTGTGATGTCTATACGCATGGATAATATAGCCGTAACGTGtttgtcaaattatttatttcatataaatttaaactatacgacaaacttaaaaaatatatatatcttgtaACTCACAAACCATTGTAAAGGCGTCTTAACTGGCCGACcgacatatttatttcgaaGCGAGATATTTGTttggattaaaaatatttctggcTACACTTGCACACGACACTGCGCAAGTAGCGTCCTCGTACACTCGTATTTACTCGTGCTAGCACGTGTGTGATGGCTGATCGAGCCGGATGTAACACAAGTCTTTTTTTTGTCATGCAAAGATTGATTAAGTagtgcatatttattttcttttgctcCCTTCTATATCATTCGTTTTGACGATTTCAATAATCACCAAGAAATCTAATATAgctaacataacatttttgttttatttctcagtctacgttaaaaaataatatttagaacaaagaattatcatacaaaaataaatacaaacaaagagtataattatgaaaagttagtttaattattaaaacggAATACcgttttatcaaaaaaaaaaaagacaatataACCAAGCCTATTGAAAAGATTTATAGCCAACCCGTTTAAAGTATCCCAATGAACAAACATTCATGTCAAATCGAGATTCCTTTGCCAGggcaaagtttttttttattattttcaatttacacAGTTATGTTAGAAATACCAACTATAAATTCGCCAAACACACCGAATTCAACTTTCATTGCTCGTTTTTTCTAGCGATAATAgtaaatttacatacaacCTGCGCAATGTACATTGATAAGCACATGCATCCATCTGAGTTCGCCGATATTTCGAGGATTGTGTTCACTTGTAATGTTCGCATGATAACATCTTGCTGTCCTTGCGCAGTGGAGCGAAACTaccttaaaaaaaactataataataacctATCAAAACATCTTCTACTCACTTCCTCTGACCACCAAATTAATTAACTGTTAAATGTGCACatatgtgtgtttgtgttaAACTCGTAAAACAAAGATTCAAGATTCAAGAataatagtgttttttttactcGATTTGTATTTATCCTCATTATTGCCATATAATAATTGGGTATGAtctcaaagaaaaaatatatattgggcATATGGCAAACTTACACATATGGTGTAAGTTTGCCATATGcccattatatatatatttttttcatatatattttacacctacctacatatatattttttcatatcctaactctaataataataatctttgtATTACAATTCAGATCGAAACCTTTATACgttatatacacataaactTACAATTACATCTAGCTTTTGATCTGATTTTGTGTTTTGTGTgctataaactttaaaaataaaaattccacTGAAATGAAACtctgtacaaaaaaaaacaaaatattttttgtgtgctGTTCTGTACCGTGTATATATCTGTATTTGTGTAAacagaattaataaattgtctatttattttgacaaaaaacaaaacaaacaaaagtaaagtaatgaaacaataaaacgaaaaataaattcccGCAATGGGCAAAATATcagtgtatatttttttgcaattattCAACGCTGACTGAAAAAAAAGACAGTTTAGCACAATTTCCCCTGACCGGAAACTTCCTGGCTCAATGATCCTTGGTGATCATGTAACTCGCGTGTTGCGCTTGCGCAAGTCCACGCTCCGCTGGGCAAGTGGGCCGCTGAATCACTTCCCCTGTGTGTTCACGTCCGAGCCTTGCCTAGCTTGTGCCACTTGGGgcctgaaaaaatatttattaaataaaattagacattccttttttatttcaggcaATACCTaaaatacctatgttttattcGCTGACATACCGGAGCCAAATGAAACTCAGGAAttactcaatttttttaaaaatattttatgcaaattacattttttattgtttaccaAGCGCATAGGTACGCGCGTACCTATGCGCTTGGTAAACAATTATTGCCCATTTGGATTGCGAAAATTAAGTGACATTCACATTtaagaaaacataaataaattgtttcacATCTTCAGGCAcgtaaaaatagtaattttgttGAGATAACAACCCAGGTATGGATatccagattttttaaatacatttcatcAATCATCAATCATCATCCAATCTTTATTACGATTTGCTTTATAACTAACCATAGATTAAATTCGTTACACAAAATCATGTGAACCATAcatgaattttataattaaacaggATCGAATATCAAATTGCAGAATAGAACCAGCCATCACGCGACGAAATCCGCGACGTATCATTGCTTTTACTTGTAGCATCCGTGAGGCGTTGCACGGATGGACTCCAACGCTACACTTACCTAACACCCACACGAAGTACCCAACGGCTCTAACACAAAGACATAGAGTCCACATTACtacaagtttaaatttttcaattgtGAATTTATCTTGGTCGCAGTGTGTCCTGTCATTAGGTTTGGAGGTTAGGATAAAAGGATGCGTTTTCCATTTTGATTTGACGTGATATTGTGCAATTATTTCGTGATAAACAACTTCCGCTGGAGGTGTTTCAATCTGcgtttgtatataaataattatgatcgCCACATTATTATGATCTAAGTACGGCTGATGTTTTTCAACCGTCGTGTTCTGTAATTGTTTTATGCCTAAAACCAATGGATTTTTTTAGCCAACTGAAACtatgttcaaataaattaagaagAACCTGCACTCTTCTCTTCtacatagtcgtattcctcatggctgagggtcgtggtcattacgtggaaataaacacacataacgactctcttggcattagtaatggagtggtttgccattgccttctccatttcacacacaagtaaaataatcaaccagtgtgcaggtttcctcacgatgttttccttcatcggaagcaagtggtggtcgatgaaaactactgtacatgagtcagattggtatacaaactcatgtggcacaagtgggattcgaacctgggacctttcgatcaacaggcgggcgtcttaacggcgttattagttaatttattttattagaaagtattatgACTATCTATTGGACACAGTTGCTAAATAAATAGGGTGGCCACCACCGAAATCTttgtcataaattatattatgcaaTTCAATACGCAATctaatgaatttttttatctaatctcatgtttttttttttgtttttgctaataattaatgaaaattgtatGGTGGCCCCAGTGAGCAGAGCAGAGAGCACTCTCACAGTGATCAAATAGagaaagattaaaatatttgaatatgtgtatatttaacAATAGAAGATAAACTTTCACTTAAGtttaaactgaaaattaaattaaaaataaagtctaaAAGTCGTAAGTAAAagtttacatacattttcagcACATAAAAGATGTGTTATTTACGTTCCAAAATTCCGCTTTTCTTCTGTCAGCTTACtgaaaatttgattaaaattgtaaacattcaattaaatggtattccatttaatttaattgtatggtattccattttttaaattgattctGTATTCagaatcaatttaaaaaattaaaaattgttgacCCAATTATTGCCAAAATAACACATTAGatataaaacactttttttttaggtttctGTACGTTTTATCTCTGATACATTTGTTAAAATCTCGAATGTAGGTCACATCATTAGATTCTAATTAGTGTATAATTGCACTTAGGATCTTTGTTTCTGGGCACACACGCGAAGGGTGCATCCTTGCATGTGCCTCTCGCGTGCACACGTTTTATGCTCTAATTACTATAagagtactttattttatgaatatatttggCTTATAGGTTAATTTGGCTACTGTttggtttaataataaattatgttaaacagtgttatagaaaattttgatgatgtGAGAACTATCTTTGAGCGCATTTGCTAATGTTTTGAATCATCATTAGTCAGatcatgaaatatattttttctgaatttATTCACTTTTCAACTACTTTTCAAGGTCGGATATTCATGATATTTCatatacagatatacagacaaaGATTTTGTTCCCGAATTTTCCGTAGAAGTGGTGTCCTGACGCATATCTGTGGgatagtacaaatatttgcaagGACGCAACCGATCGACAACATCAACAATTATATGGAAAGTTTTTAGTCCCTTTTTCGTACAATAGAGGCGCTGTTCATTTTATATGTTTCGTCAATGACTTAAACTTATACTAGCTCCTCTGCCTCTAttctacaattaaaaatatactaaaaattaaaaaaataagcccTATATTCATAAGATTCTATTACTAAAACGCTTCTAATGTCTTCGTTTACATTAAacgaaaacatttatttaaatccaaCACGTCATGACAAATTTAAATAGGGTTGCCAATTTGCTATACGTTCCGTGTATACGATATTGTTAGTGCACTTGATGATCGCATCGAATTATACGCGACCCCTATTAGTTGGGGACATTTAGGGGGCAACTCAAGAAGTGCTGGGTTGATGTCGTCAAATGA is from Plodia interpunctella isolate USDA-ARS_2022_Savannah chromosome 15, ilPloInte3.2, whole genome shotgun sequence and encodes:
- the LOC128675995 gene encoding zinc finger protein basonuclin-2-like codes for the protein MEGKEFGAVPGLPAGLDYFMMPRVSQPAPHFDFRKLGASFSGRDDDRNEERRSPEYPAERREPPHAPWPLGLGVQFVNPATGKKRVQCNVCLKTFCDKGALKIHFSAVHLREMHKCTVEGCTMMFSSRRSRNRHSANPNPKLHSPHVRRKISAHDGRSAQPFPLLPALARLPLPPPALLPPELAARLPPPLTAPGPTPLPPRVPLDDFRNFSEIEKMYRKNPTPEEHSRVALDLAKPPTALEEDSNNYSENNDYVSDDEDKIKSEVHCESPVTDRLTYDDQPEDLSVNKNKVESKPAAAEPEASGRADPTASDDKMSSFVPNKRKRKSGNPTRCSQNNEYSVSDEEYQADLFRNISTPGSSRAEDEPLSLKKQKPEKWETFQNGDETAVDSVSITRVKAESESDDESSAPSVVREGLRLRSDLYTPSDSGSDLHAMEERLARARSPSASSDRTDDRTDINDLEIPIDDENPDRCTACGKVFQNHFTLRMHYRNDHLKLLHPCDVNGCDAAFPSRRSRDRHSSNVDLHRRLLSTGPNDGREKPALEVNTELLNKLYADIKGLASTLESLRYGNEDSSQIPNYMTETMKFYSRNLSALQAGLFPHFGERGFFPAPFLMGNGAPQAGGAPYGAPAGAQSARESLSPLSASSPPVISPGRLDAALARPREDAKLLFRETSESFKKMTSLCERQEQLYQHHVPVS